From the genome of Pirellulales bacterium, one region includes:
- the tdh gene encoding L-threonine 3-dehydrogenase, translated as MQQQMKALVKRKAEPGLWLEEVPVPATGINDVLIRVDRAGICGTDLHIYKWDAWAQKTIPVPMVVGHEFVGEIVEVGANVTDFFPGDLVSGEGHVVCGRCRNCLAGRRHLCKDTKGVGVNRPGAFAEYLALPMTNVWHHRHDIDRDVAAIFDPFGNAVHTALSFPVLGEDVLITGAGPIGIMAAAVVRHAGARYVVVTDVNDYRLGLAKKMGATFTLNVKEGTLADVQHQLRMKEGFDVGLEMSGNPAAFRDMLSNMAHGGRVAMLGIPSEPIAIDWNTVVFNMLTIKGIYGREMYETWYKMTVMLDSGLDIRPVITHRFACEDFEKGFEVMMSGQSGKVILNWRA; from the coding sequence ATGCAGCAGCAGATGAAGGCGCTGGTGAAACGCAAGGCCGAACCAGGCCTGTGGCTTGAAGAGGTGCCTGTCCCCGCGACGGGCATCAACGACGTGCTGATCCGCGTCGATCGAGCCGGCATCTGCGGCACCGATCTGCACATCTATAAATGGGACGCCTGGGCCCAAAAGACCATTCCCGTGCCGATGGTGGTCGGGCATGAATTCGTCGGCGAGATCGTCGAAGTCGGCGCGAATGTGACCGACTTTTTCCCCGGCGACTTGGTGAGCGGCGAAGGGCATGTCGTCTGCGGCCGCTGCCGCAATTGCCTCGCCGGCCGCCGGCATCTCTGCAAAGACACGAAAGGGGTCGGCGTCAATCGGCCCGGGGCGTTCGCCGAATATCTCGCTCTGCCGATGACCAATGTCTGGCACCACCGGCACGACATCGATCGCGACGTGGCCGCGATCTTCGATCCCTTCGGCAATGCGGTGCATACCGCCCTGTCGTTCCCGGTGCTCGGCGAGGATGTGCTGATCACGGGCGCCGGGCCGATCGGCATCATGGCCGCCGCGGTCGTGCGGCATGCCGGCGCGCGATACGTCGTCGTGACGGATGTGAACGACTATCGCCTCGGGCTGGCCAAGAAGATGGGAGCCACCTTCACGTTGAACGTGAAAGAGGGCACGCTCGCCGACGTGCAGCATCAGCTACGCATGAAAGAGGGCTTCGATGTCGGGTTGGAAATGTCGGGCAATCCGGCCGCATTTCGCGACATGCTCTCGAACATGGCCCACGGCGGCCGCGTCGCCATGCTCGGCATCCCGTCGGAGCCGATCGCCATCGATTGGAACACGGTCGTATTCAACATGCTGACGATCAAAGGCATCTACGGCCGCGAAATGTACGAAACGTGGTACAAAATGACCGTGATGCTCGACAGCGGCTTGGACATTCGCCCCGTAATCACGCACCGCTTTGCTTGCGAAGATTTCGAAAAGGGTTTTGAAGTGATGATGTCAGGCCAATCGGGCAAAGTGATTCTGAATTGGCGGGCGTGA
- a CDS encoding carboxy terminal-processing peptidase has product MTRVMAQFSRNRRPLGIAFVLGLVVASAVAVVRVKAAAELKGPQAKDKAVALSVTKTLLEEHLTRHPLDTEISRRCFKEFMKTLDSYKLYFWQSDFDTFKQSQDELASKISHGDIGFSYQVFETLLTRIDERMKLVDNILANADKLDFSTDEEMVTDPDLTTYASTPEQMQDKWTKRIKYDLLQQEVEKTPKAEVRDKLSRRYHGFAKRMHQINSDELLEMYLNALTTSFDPHTSYMSGSTLENFEIMMKAELDGIGASLQYDDGNTIVNELVDGGAAQLDGHLKPKDRVIGVGQGENGDIVDVVDMSLNDVVKLIRGKAGTVVRLKVIPVGKAEPKVYNITRAKIELKNSEARGEILEAGKKENGQAYKIGFIDLPGFYMDMDGARKGVPDFKSCTRDVRRILDGFNEKQVDAVIIDLRRDGGGALNEAISLTGLFIDTGPVVQVKDSKGQVQHYDDQDPGVAWKGPLVVLQSKFSASASEIFAGAIQDYRRGLVIGDHSSHGKGTVQSMLDVGQSLFFMPNSPSLGALKITIQQFYRPDGDSTQMRGVLSDVELPSLSTHLPVGEGDLDYALKFDHVDPVPYTPVGMVDPDLVKQLATLSADRVKRSSDFAKVDQNIARYLKQKDRKRVSLNREKFLADQADRDVDKEEEKEFDDSNAKRPVVKRDFYVNEVLAITDDYIRLSHVKVLATN; this is encoded by the coding sequence ATGACACGCGTCATGGCACAATTCAGCCGCAACCGTCGGCCGTTAGGGATTGCTTTCGTCTTGGGTTTGGTCGTGGCCTCGGCCGTGGCCGTTGTCCGGGTGAAGGCTGCAGCCGAGTTGAAAGGACCGCAGGCCAAAGACAAGGCCGTGGCGCTTTCGGTCACCAAGACGCTTCTGGAGGAGCATCTCACCCGGCATCCTCTCGATACCGAAATTTCGCGGCGCTGCTTCAAGGAATTCATGAAGACGCTCGATTCCTACAAGCTCTATTTCTGGCAGAGCGATTTCGACACCTTCAAGCAGTCGCAAGATGAACTGGCCTCGAAAATCAGCCATGGCGACATCGGCTTCTCCTATCAGGTGTTCGAAACGCTGCTCACCCGCATCGACGAGCGCATGAAGCTCGTCGATAACATTCTGGCGAATGCCGACAAGCTTGATTTTTCGACCGACGAAGAAATGGTCACCGATCCCGATCTGACCACCTACGCCTCCACGCCCGAACAAATGCAAGACAAATGGACGAAGCGGATCAAATACGACCTGCTGCAGCAGGAAGTGGAAAAGACGCCCAAGGCCGAAGTCCGCGACAAGCTCAGCCGCCGTTACCATGGCTTCGCCAAGCGGATGCATCAAATCAACAGCGATGAATTGCTCGAAATGTATCTGAATGCCCTGACAACCTCGTTCGACCCGCACACAAGCTACATGTCCGGCAGCACGCTGGAAAACTTCGAGATCATGATGAAGGCCGAGCTCGACGGCATCGGCGCTTCGTTGCAATACGACGACGGCAACACGATCGTCAACGAATTGGTCGACGGAGGCGCCGCCCAGTTGGATGGCCACCTCAAGCCGAAAGACCGCGTGATCGGCGTCGGGCAGGGCGAAAACGGCGACATCGTCGATGTGGTCGACATGAGCCTCAACGACGTAGTGAAACTGATCCGCGGCAAGGCCGGCACCGTCGTGCGGCTGAAGGTGATTCCCGTCGGCAAGGCGGAGCCCAAAGTCTACAACATCACCCGGGCCAAGATCGAATTGAAGAATTCCGAGGCCCGCGGCGAAATTCTCGAGGCCGGAAAGAAAGAAAACGGCCAAGCCTACAAGATCGGCTTCATCGATCTGCCGGGCTTCTACATGGATATGGACGGGGCGCGCAAGGGAGTGCCCGATTTCAAGAGCTGCACGCGCGATGTCCGCCGTATCTTAGACGGCTTCAATGAAAAGCAGGTCGACGCCGTGATTATCGACCTTCGCCGCGACGGTGGCGGCGCCCTCAACGAAGCGATCAGCCTGACGGGCCTGTTCATCGACACTGGCCCGGTCGTGCAAGTGAAGGATTCGAAGGGTCAGGTGCAACACTACGACGATCAGGACCCGGGAGTCGCTTGGAAGGGCCCGCTGGTGGTGCTGCAAAGCAAGTTTAGCGCGAGCGCCAGCGAAATTTTCGCCGGGGCAATCCAGGACTACCGCCGTGGGTTGGTGATCGGCGATCACTCGTCGCACGGCAAGGGAACGGTGCAAAGCATGCTCGACGTGGGTCAGTCGCTGTTCTTCATGCCCAATTCTCCTTCGCTGGGCGCGTTGAAGATCACGATCCAGCAGTTCTACCGCCCCGACGGCGATAGCACGCAGATGCGCGGCGTGTTGTCGGATGTCGAACTCCCCTCGCTGAGCACGCATTTGCCGGTGGGCGAGGGTGATCTCGATTACGCGTTGAAATTCGACCATGTCGATCCGGTGCCCTACACGCCCGTGGGAATGGTCGATCCGGATTTGGTGAAGCAGCTTGCGACGCTATCGGCCGATCGCGTCAAGCGGTCGAGCGATTTTGCGAAAGTCGACCAGAATATCGCTCGCTATTTGAAGCAGAAAGATCGCAAGCGGGTGTCGCTGAATCGCGAAAAATTCCTGGCCGACCAGGCCGATCGCGATGTCGACAAGGAAGAGGAGAAGGAATTCGACGATTCGAACGCCAAGCGGCCGGTCGTGAAGCGCGATTTCTACGTCAACGAGGTGCTGGCGATCACCGACGACTATATTCGCCTCTCGCATGTCAAAGTGCTGGCGACGAACTGA
- a CDS encoding beta-hydroxyacyl-ACP dehydratase, with amino-acid sequence MAAKDLILDFSEYDLDHVIGDLEEIRRYNLQRFEVEQLTAVVYADPERAICAGYKDVTNNDFWVRGHMPGLPLMPGVVMCEAAAQLSSYFAQKYNLLGCPVLGLGGLEEVRFRGAVVPGDRLVVVVRRMKARRGAMILCHFQGFVKQSMVVEGKIIGVCLPIDEPTAAALAGRSPATSAAPSK; translated from the coding sequence GTGGCTGCAAAAGATTTGATCCTCGACTTCTCCGAATACGACCTGGATCACGTCATCGGCGATTTGGAAGAAATCCGTCGTTATAATCTGCAACGCTTCGAAGTGGAGCAACTAACGGCCGTCGTCTACGCCGATCCCGAGCGCGCCATCTGCGCCGGATACAAAGACGTCACGAACAACGATTTTTGGGTCCGCGGCCACATGCCGGGCCTGCCGCTGATGCCGGGCGTGGTGATGTGCGAGGCGGCGGCCCAATTGTCGAGCTATTTCGCTCAGAAATACAATCTTTTGGGCTGCCCGGTGCTCGGGCTTGGCGGGTTGGAAGAGGTGCGATTCCGCGGCGCGGTCGTGCCCGGCGATCGACTTGTCGTCGTCGTTCGCCGTATGAAAGCTCGGCGGGGAGCGATGATTCTTTGTCATTTTCAGGGTTTCGTGAAGCAATCGATGGTGGTCGAAGGAAAGATCATTGGCGTCTGCCTGCCGATCGACGAACCGACGGCCGCGGCGCTCGCCGGCCGATCCCCGGCAACGTCCGCCGCGCCGTCGAAGTAG